Proteins from one Acetobacteroides hydrogenigenes genomic window:
- a CDS encoding riboflavin synthase, whose translation MFSGIVEEAAKVVRLEKEKDNLHITVSCSFADKLKIDQSVAHNGVCLTVVDIKEGEYTVTAIKETLQKTNLGLLEVGDKINLERSMRLEALLDGHIVQGHVDQTAVCTSIEEVNGSWYFTFKYDPSLGNITVEKGSISVNGVSLTVVNSKMDAFSVAIIPYTYEHTNFHQFKVGTVVNLEFDILGKYVTKLMKQYAGK comes from the coding sequence ATGTTTTCAGGAATTGTAGAAGAAGCCGCCAAGGTGGTTAGGCTCGAGAAGGAGAAGGACAACCTGCATATTACGGTGAGCTGCTCGTTTGCCGATAAGCTAAAAATCGATCAAAGTGTGGCTCATAACGGCGTGTGTCTTACGGTTGTAGATATTAAAGAAGGTGAGTATACTGTTACTGCAATCAAGGAGACGTTGCAGAAAACCAACCTAGGACTACTTGAGGTTGGCGATAAGATAAATCTGGAGCGAAGCATGCGCCTAGAAGCACTTCTTGATGGTCATATAGTACAGGGACATGTCGATCAAACTGCTGTATGTACCTCTATTGAGGAGGTAAATGGAAGCTGGTACTTTACGTTTAAGTACGATCCTTCTTTAGGGAATATAACGGTAGAGAAGGGATCTATCTCCGTTAACGGGGTAAGCCTAACCGTTGTAAACTCTAAGATGGATGCGTTTTCGGTAGCCATAATTCCGTATACTTACGAACATACAAACTTTCATCAGTTTAAGGTTGGAACAGTTGTAAACCTAGAGTTTGATATTCTAGGCAAGTATGTTACAAAGCTCATGAAGCAGTACGCTGGCAAGTAG
- a CDS encoding sensor histidine kinase — protein sequence MSVLISGITSVLVVVVFWWSHASQSLVDELLLGIAIALIAFLLVFIIVYYLLNELIFGKINPIYKTIQQLNLSDSELKEFLEGKDIGKELEEELTKWAAKRGNELTRLREMERYRKEFLGNVSHELKTPIFNIQGYILTLLDGGLEDESINRVYLERAEKSINRMISIVKDLEEISKLESGELTLNPEKFNVVALVQEIADSLEMKALNRGIKIVIARSKDTPIYVSADKKSISQVIVNLLVNSINYGKDGGTTIVSFSDMFDSILVEVSDDGVGIDQKDLNRIFERFFRADKSRSRESGGTGLGLAIVKHILEAHRQTINVRSKLGEGSSFAFTLDKA from the coding sequence ATGTCTGTACTGATATCGGGGATTACCTCGGTATTAGTAGTTGTGGTATTCTGGTGGTCGCATGCTTCGCAAAGCTTAGTTGATGAACTCTTATTGGGTATCGCAATTGCGCTTATTGCGTTTTTGCTTGTGTTTATTATTGTCTACTACTTACTTAATGAGCTTATATTCGGCAAGATAAATCCGATTTACAAAACTATTCAGCAGCTTAACCTCTCCGATTCGGAGTTGAAGGAGTTTCTGGAAGGAAAGGATATTGGAAAAGAACTTGAAGAGGAGCTGACAAAGTGGGCTGCCAAGCGGGGTAACGAGTTAACGCGCTTGCGCGAGATGGAGCGCTATCGCAAGGAGTTCTTAGGCAACGTATCGCATGAACTTAAGACTCCAATTTTCAATATTCAAGGATATATACTAACGCTGCTTGATGGGGGACTTGAGGACGAGTCGATAAACCGTGTATATCTCGAGCGTGCTGAAAAGAGCATCAACCGAATGATTTCTATAGTAAAGGATCTAGAGGAAATATCGAAGCTCGAATCAGGAGAACTGACGTTGAACCCTGAGAAGTTTAATGTTGTAGCGCTAGTTCAGGAAATTGCCGATAGCTTAGAAATGAAAGCGTTGAACCGTGGAATAAAGATAGTAATTGCACGGAGTAAGGATACGCCCATTTATGTGAGCGCAGACAAGAAGAGCATCTCACAGGTTATCGTAAACCTTTTGGTAAACTCAATTAACTACGGAAAAGATGGTGGAACTACAATCGTATCGTTCTCAGATATGTTCGATAGTATTCTTGTTGAAGTTTCGGACGATGGCGTTGGCATTGATCAAAAGGATTTAAACCGTATTTTTGAGAGATTTTTTAGGGCCGACAAAAGCCGATCGAGAGAGTCGGGAGGTACTGGCTTGGGGCTTGCCATTGTGAAGCATATACTTGAGGCTCACAGGCAGACTATTAACGTAAGAAGTAAGTTAGGGGAAGGCAGCTCGTTTGCTTTTACCCTCGACAAAGCATAA
- the lgt gene encoding prolipoprotein diacylglyceryl transferase, translating to MNLLFINWDLDPVFFTVFGFQVRYYGILFAIAFVASYWIFTRMYKFESIKVSEIDNLAFYVGIGVVVGARLGHVLFYQPDYYFSHPWHILNIREGGLASHGAAIGILIALGLYSRKYKRPFIWLLDRISLAVPLAGMFVRLGNLMNSEIYGHVTNLPWGFVFLREGETLPKHPTQIYEALAYLAIFFVLYWMHFKKEYAFKKPGMQFGLFLMLLFLARFLIEFIKNDQVGFEQEMALNMGQILSLPFILAGIGFMIYANKYAKPNARPQNSKGK from the coding sequence ATGAATCTTTTGTTTATTAATTGGGATCTTGACCCGGTGTTTTTTACCGTTTTTGGATTTCAGGTTCGCTACTACGGGATACTATTTGCAATTGCATTTGTTGCCAGCTACTGGATCTTTACCCGAATGTACAAGTTTGAGAGTATAAAGGTTTCCGAAATAGATAATCTTGCATTCTACGTTGGAATAGGCGTTGTTGTTGGGGCTCGCTTGGGGCATGTGCTATTTTATCAACCCGATTACTACTTTTCGCACCCTTGGCATATACTTAATATTCGGGAAGGAGGGCTTGCTAGCCACGGAGCTGCTATCGGTATACTGATTGCTCTAGGATTGTATTCGCGAAAGTATAAGCGACCATTTATTTGGCTTTTGGATAGGATTTCGCTGGCTGTACCTCTTGCAGGGATGTTTGTGCGTTTAGGAAACCTAATGAATTCAGAAATCTATGGTCATGTAACCAACTTGCCATGGGGATTCGTATTCCTACGCGAGGGCGAAACGTTGCCAAAGCATCCAACACAAATTTATGAGGCATTAGCCTATCTTGCAATCTTTTTTGTACTATATTGGATGCACTTCAAAAAGGAATATGCCTTCAAGAAGCCAGGTATGCAGTTTGGCCTATTTTTAATGCTGCTGTTCTTAGCCCGTTTTTTAATAGAGTTTATTAAGAATGATCAAGTGGGGTTCGAGCAGGAAATGGCTTTAAATATGGGACAAATTCTTAGCCTACCATTTATTTTAGCGGGTATTGGTTTTATGATTTACGCAAATAAATATGCAAAGCCCAATGCACGTCCACAAAACAGTAAGGGGAAATAG
- a CDS encoding 2-C-methyl-D-erythritol 4-phosphate cytidylyltransferase — MKKAVVIVAGGSGSRMRSDIPKQFLLLRGRPILMHTIERFYSYCRNIKIIVVLPQNEIERWNHLCLDYHFTIQHEVAQGGDTRYHSVKNGLALAENGTIVGIHDGVRPLVSTAVIKKCYEEASANKAVIPAIPAVDSLRMVTAEGNSAIDRSSIRLVQTPQVFPSEMLTNAYKQQYTSTFTDDASVVEAYGIPITIVEGNVENIKITNPIDLAIADSIFDSVI, encoded by the coding sequence ATGAAAAAAGCGGTTGTAATTGTAGCTGGTGGCAGCGGAAGCCGCATGCGCAGCGACATTCCTAAACAGTTTCTACTGCTTCGCGGAAGGCCAATCCTCATGCATACTATCGAACGCTTTTACAGTTACTGTCGCAATATTAAAATTATTGTGGTTCTTCCTCAAAATGAAATTGAGCGATGGAATCACCTTTGCCTCGACTACCACTTTACCATACAGCATGAAGTTGCTCAAGGAGGAGATACGCGCTACCATTCCGTAAAAAACGGATTGGCACTAGCTGAAAACGGCACTATAGTAGGTATCCACGATGGTGTTAGACCCCTAGTTTCAACTGCTGTAATTAAAAAGTGCTATGAGGAGGCTAGCGCTAACAAAGCGGTTATTCCTGCAATTCCTGCAGTCGACTCACTTCGCATGGTTACAGCCGAGGGTAATTCGGCCATTGATAGAAGTTCCATTCGATTGGTTCAAACTCCACAGGTATTTCCTTCTGAGATGCTTACCAATGCCTACAAGCAGCAGTACACCTCCACATTTACAGATGACGCTTCGGTAGTGGAAGCTTACGGGATTCCAATAACAATTGTAGAGGGTAACGTTGAAAATATAAAAATAACAAACCCCATCGATCTTGCAATTGCCGATAGCATTTTTGATAGCGTTATCTAG
- a CDS encoding NAD-dependent epimerase/dehydratase family protein: MQPTVLITGATGFLGIHVVREFLQAGYHVKGTFRNQASQTKAKQVLGYYEDADALFNRVEWVNVDMLDYNDVLKAVQSVHYVVHAAAEVSFNPRFKHRIIENNTLMASYIADAAIEAGIKKLCHISSIAALGSTINGEPITEETKLASVKDQSAYSTSKFYAEMEVWRAINSGLDAVILNPSVILGAGDWKTSSSTFISTIAKGLSFYSNGVTGFVDVRDVALASRLALESTVSAERFVLSAENISYYNLFCNIAKSLNKPTPKFKAYPILLKSIATISSFYSYITGRDPLVTPQSARSAWRKCYYSGRKFEEQFGVKYTPISQTIDFACRCYLNSNRKK; this comes from the coding sequence ATGCAACCAACCGTTCTCATTACCGGAGCCACCGGATTTTTAGGAATCCATGTCGTTCGAGAGTTTCTACAAGCCGGCTACCATGTAAAAGGGACTTTCAGAAACCAAGCATCACAAACAAAAGCAAAACAAGTTCTGGGATACTACGAAGATGCCGATGCGCTTTTCAATAGAGTTGAGTGGGTAAACGTAGATATGCTCGACTATAATGACGTACTCAAGGCTGTACAGAGCGTTCATTACGTAGTACATGCAGCTGCCGAAGTTTCGTTCAACCCTAGATTCAAGCACCGCATCATCGAGAACAATACGCTTATGGCCTCCTATATAGCCGATGCTGCCATAGAAGCCGGAATCAAGAAGCTGTGCCACATAAGTTCTATTGCCGCACTCGGAAGCACCATTAATGGGGAACCTATCACAGAGGAAACAAAGCTCGCATCCGTGAAAGATCAAAGCGCCTACTCTACCAGCAAGTTTTATGCAGAAATGGAGGTTTGGCGTGCCATAAATTCGGGATTAGATGCCGTAATTCTAAACCCTTCTGTTATTCTTGGTGCAGGCGATTGGAAGACCAGCAGCTCAACTTTTATATCTACCATAGCAAAGGGGCTCTCGTTCTACAGTAACGGAGTAACCGGTTTTGTTGATGTACGCGATGTTGCCCTCGCAAGCCGACTTGCTTTAGAAAGTACGGTTTCTGCAGAAAGGTTCGTCCTATCTGCAGAAAATATCAGCTACTACAACCTATTCTGCAACATTGCTAAAAGCCTCAACAAACCTACCCCAAAGTTTAAGGCCTATCCAATTCTGCTGAAATCGATTGCTACCATAAGTAGCTTCTACTCCTACATAACTGGTCGCGATCCCTTGGTAACGCCACAAAGCGCTCGATCGGCTTGGCGAAAATGCTACTATAGTGGAAGAAAGTTTGAAGAACAATTTGGTGTAAAGTATACACCTATTAGCCAAACCATTGATTTCGCCTGCAGGTGTTACCTAAATAGTAATCGTAAAAAGTAA